A window of Macrotis lagotis isolate mMagLag1 chromosome 1, bilby.v1.9.chrom.fasta, whole genome shotgun sequence genomic DNA:
GTAAACTAGATTGACTATCTCCTTTCCACTCTCTTTCAGATGGTGTTGTTGGCAAGGTGTGAGGGACATTGCAGTCAGCCCTCCCGCTCAGAGCCTCTTGTCTCCTTCAGCACTGTCCTGAAGCAGCCCTTCCGCTCCACCTGTCACTGCTGCCGGCCCCAAACCTCCAAATTGAAGGCCCTGAGGCTTCGATGTTCTGGGGGAATGAGACTCACAGCTACCTACCGGTACATCCTCTCCTGTCATTGTGAAGAGTGCAGCTCCTAAGACTTGCCCACTGGAGAATGCTTTAGGACTGGCTGGCATTGTGGCTTCTGCCATGGGATTCTTGAGCCCCAAAGGACAGATGGCTGCATGACTCAGAAGCTTAACTTCTTCCAGATGAGGCATTGGGAAcacaaaggaaatagaaagagtcagggaaaaaaataacactttatGCCCTGGCCAGTTCGTGTTCTACTAACAGACATGATGAGTTTGTTCATGAAGAGGAAAACATAGGGTATTGATTTTGGTATCCTTCTggtttcctcttcctccccccccccccccactctaccTCCCCTTGGACCAAGTTCTTTTagtagtttttaatatttatcttttctccaCTTTGCTTTCAATGCTCACCACTCCTGAGCATTAGTGGAAAAAGAAGGTAGACAGTAAGCCATCACTCATTAGAGACCATGGAAGAAATGACATTGGACAGGAGGAGGTCTAAACCTTGTTTATGAAGCGTTCTTCTATTGTTGAACTTTCATCTCCACGTT
This region includes:
- the NDP gene encoding norrin, which codes for MRNHVLAASISMLSLLAIMGDTDSKMDSTFLMDSDPGRCMRHHYVDSISHPLYKCSSKMVLLARCEGHCSQPSRSEPLVSFSTVLKQPFRSTCHCCRPQTSKLKALRLRCSGGMRLTATYRYILSCHCEECSS